One genomic window of Quercus robur chromosome 6, dhQueRobu3.1, whole genome shotgun sequence includes the following:
- the LOC126689975 gene encoding uncharacterized protein LOC126689975: MRTLAWNCRGAGRASTVRAIRELIRESTPEVVFLSETKSKTPRIGMINSKLKYVDFHCVEPSGRSGGLALFWRLSVDLEVVYSNLNLIAALVYSDPPNSPWLLFAVYGPCKSSKKMNFWRMIENMVLSFSGPWVIIGDLNCIKRMDEKRGGRSTSGHNPILLDTHFESETLNRPFRFEAMWTKEDSSRVVVDNAWQFDVEGSHSFRLVNKLEKTKKDLKKWNKEVFGIVRERIKSLQANIAGIQQKPPTKENLELEAALSLELDDWLLRDELRLKQKSRELWLKEGDRNSRFFHLSTLIRRRRNRIEEIKLEDGSWITNRSDIQSYFEENFKTLYRTSEPQVPRDLENLIGPCISEEENRELCRIPSREEIRKVIFGMKSLKAPSPDGFPALFYKHYWDIVGDQVVIATQSFFRDGWLLRNLNRTFISLIPKKPGACNFNQFRPIGLCNVCYKVISKILVNRMRPLLNKIVDPAQVAFVPNRSITENVVLAQEIVHNFKQTRKRKGYLGVKLDFQKAYDRMEWSFLMKVLKALGFNDKFSNLNYLCISTVQYSLLLNGGVCQSFNLGRGLRQGDPLSPYLFILGSEILMRLINREVDRKNISAIKVASTAPPISRLCYADDVIIFYKAKHSELVSLKKCLEKYCSWSGQCISIEKSGVFPSRGVSINFLRQVKGCWGLNSLPQSTTYLGVPLFLSKNRSNDLKLVKERLESKLSSWKGRNLSWAGRATLIKSVAQSIPTYTMAALQFPRKLCDQLDSVVRRFWWNPKTESGHFWTPIAWSTLCRSQKDGGLGFRNSWDFNQAMLSKLAWWILLDKNCLCVNVLKAKYKVRHNWLNHCFLGNASPVWKSLAGVKQLIAKAACMLVGDGNSIRIWEDPWVPELHGFIPTPKNGVDPNVDLILKIPIFPTSYKDQWSWTCTSSGELSVKSAYWSCRETVHHNIDPVWNCIWKAKLHERHKMMIWRIAAGCLPTKDKLSRFVDAADAYCPLCKMESETSLHLFALCPVAKAVWFSSKWGLRMDSFGFSSEAPPRRLSVKINVDAAIGPFHSSLALVARDWRGDLVFACSQKAKTTLPLQAEAEAVRWAISLAAKLEADNVIIETDSKICHDAIHELILPPPWRIASILADLKSLLVSYSNASVIWVPRLANMAAHSLAKWSLACNFFGSFDWGSYPLCFASVIKKERLS; this comes from the exons ATGAGGACCCTTGCATGGAACTGTCGGGGTGCTGGTAGAGCCTCGACAGTTCGAGCCATCAGGGAGCTGATCCGTGAGTCCACTCCGGAGGTAGTCTTCCTGTCAGAAACTAAATCAAAAACTCCAAGAATAGGTATgataaattctaaattgaaatatgttgATTTTCATTGTGTGGAGCCTAGCGGGCGTTCTGGTGGCTTAGCTTTGTTTTGGAGGCTAAGTGTTGATTTAGAAGTGGTTTATTCAAACTTGAACCTAATTGCTGCTCTTGTTTATTCTGATCCTCCTAATTCCCCTTGGTTATTATTTGCTGTTTATGGGCCTTGCAAGAGTAGtaagaaaatgaatttttggaGGATGATAGAGAACATGGTGCTCTCCTTTTCTGGACCTTGGGTAATCATTGGGGACCTAAATTGTATAAAAAGAATGGATGAGAAAAGAGGGGGTCGATCAACTTCTGGTCATAACCCAATATTGTTGGATACTCATTTTGAGTCTGAAACTTTGAATCGCCCCTTCAGATTCGAAGCAATGTGGACGAAGGAAGATAGCAGTAGAGTTGTGGTTGATAATGCTTGGCAATTTGATGTAGAGGGATCCCATAGTTTCCGTCTTGTAAATAAGCTGGAAAAGACGAAGAAGGACTTAAAGAAATGGAATAAGGAGGTTTTCGGCATTGTCAGGGAGAGAATTAAGTCGCTTCAAGCTAACATTGCTGGAATTCAACAAAAACCccccacaaaagaaaatttagaattGGAAGCTGCACTTAGTCTTGAATTAGATGATTGGTTGTTGAGGGATGAATTAAGATTGAAGCAGAAGTCTAGAGAATTATGGTTGAAAGAGGGTGATCGAAACTCGAGATTCTTTCACCTTTCCACTCTTATTCGGAGGAGAAGGAATCGCATAGAGGAAATCAAATTGGAGGACGGATCTTGGATAACTAATAGGTCTGACATCCAGagttattttgaagaaaattttaagacTCTGTATCGAACCAGTGAACCCCAAGTTCCTAGAGACCTAGAGAATTTAATTGGCCCTTGCATATCTGAGGAAGAAAATCGAGAGCTTTGCAGAATTCCTTCCAGGGAAGAAATTCGAAAGGTGATTTTTGGAATGAAGTCTCTAAAGGCTCCTAGCCCTGATGGTTTCCCAGCTTTGTTTTATAAACACTACTGGGATATTGTTGGTGATCAAGTGGTGATTGCAACTCAAAGTTTTTTTAGAGACGGCTGGCTATTAAGGAATCTTAATCGGACCTTTATTTCTCTTATTCCAAAGAAACCAGGAGCTTGCAATTTTAATCAATTCCGTCCGATAGGCCTTTGTAATGTTTGTTATAAGGTAATATCCAAGATTTTGGTGAATAGAATGAGACCTTTACTGAATAAGATAGTGGATCCTGCTCAAGTAGCTTTTGTTCCTAACAGAAGTATTACTGAAAATGTGGTGCTTGCTCAAGAGATTGTTCACAACTTCAAGCAGACTAGGAAGAGGAAGGGCTATTTAGGAGTGAAGCTAGACTTTCAAAAGGCCTATGATAGGATGGAGTGGAGCTTTCTTATGAAGGTTCTCAAGGCTTTGGGCTTCAATGATAAGTTTTCCAACCTCAATTATCTATGTATCTCCACAGTCCAATATTCTCTTTTACTGAATGGTGGAGTTTGTCAAAGTTTTAATCTTGGTCGTGGCTTAAGGCAAGGCGATCCACTATCGCCATATCTTTTCATTCTTGGAAGTGAGATTCTTATGAGACTTATTAACAGAGAAGTTGATCGGAAAAATATCTCAGCAATTAAAGTGGCCAGCACAGCTCCCCCTATTTCAAGACTTTGTTATGCTGatgatgtgattattttctaCAAAGCAAAGCATTCTGAACTAGTTAGTCTAAAGAAATGTTTGGAAAAGTATTGTTCTTGGTCTGGCCAGTGTATTAGCATAGAAAAATCTGGTGTTTTTCCATCAAGAGGAGTTAGTATTAATTTTTTGCGCCAAGTAAAAGGCTGCTGGGGTCTTAATTCTCTTCCTCAAAGTACCACTTATCTTGGAGTTCCCCTGTTTTTATCCAAGAACAGGTCCAATGACCTCAAGTTGGTAAAAGAAAGACTAGAGAGCAAGTTGAGTAGCTGGAAGGGTAGGAATTTGTCATGGGCTGGGAGAGCAACTTTAATTAAATCTGTGGCGCAATCTATTCCGACATACACTATGGCTGCCTTGCAATTCCCCAGGAAGTTATGCGATCAACTAGATTCAGTGGTTCGTAGATTCTGGTGGAACCCCAAAACGGAGTCAGGTCACTTCTGGACTCCTATTGCTTGGTCTACTCTATGTAGATCCCAAAAGGATGGTGGTTTGGGTTTTAGGAACTCTTGGGATTTCAATCAAGCCATGCTTTCCAAATTAGCCTGGTGGATATTGTTGGACAAGAACTGTTTGTGTGTTAATGTTTTAAAGGCAAAATATAAGGTTAGACACAATTGGTTAAACCACTGCTTCCTGGGTAATGCTTCACCGGTCTGGAAAAGTTTGGCTGGTGTTAAGCAGCTCATAGCTAAAGCAGCTTGCATGTTGGTGGGGGATGGTAATTCCATAAGGATTTGGGAGGATCCTTGGGTACCAGAGCTTCACGGGTTCATTCCTACTCCAAAGAATGGTGTTGACCCAAATG TTGatcttattttgaaaattcctaTTTTTCCGACCAGTTACAAAGATCAGTGGTCATGGACTTGCACAAGCTCAGGGGAATTGTCAGTGAAGTCGGCTTATTGGAGTTGCCGGGAAACAGTGCATCACAATATTGACCCCGTTTGGAACTGTATTTGGAAAGCTAAACTCCATGAGAGACACAAAATGATGATTTGGAGGATTGCTGCAGGTTGCTTGCCCACCAAAGATAAGCTAAGCAGGTTTGTTGATGCTGCTGATGCTTATTGTCCCCTCTGTAAGATGGAAAGTGAAACCTCCCTTCATCTTTTTGCTCTTTGTCCAGTTGCTAAGGCAGTTTGGTTTAGTAGTAAATGGGGGCTGAGAATGGATTCTTTTGGTTTCTCTTCAGAA GCCCCTCCAAGGCGTCTATCTGTTAAAATTAATGTTGATGCAGCTATTGGTCCATTTCATTCTTCCTTAGCTTTGGTGGCTAGAGACTGGAGAGGGGACTTGGTTTTTGCTTGTTCTCAAAAAGCGAAAACCACCCTCCCTCTCCAGGCAGAGGCTGAAGCTGTGAGATGGGCTATCTCTTTGGCTGCAAAGTTGGAAGCTGACAATGTTATTATTGAGACAGACTCTAAGATTTGTCATGATGCTATTCATGAGCTGATTTTACCCCCGCCTTGGAGAATTGCTTCTATCTTAGCGGACTTGAAGTCTCTTCTTGTTTCTTATTCTAATGCGTCTGTCATCTGGGTTCCTAGGCTAGCTAATATGGCAGCTCATTCCCTAGCTAAATGGTCTCttgcttgtaatttttttggttcttttgatTGGGGTAGCTATCCTCTTTGTTTTGCTTCTGTAATTAAGAAGGAAAGGCTGAGCTAg